A region of the Lycium barbarum isolate Lr01 chromosome 1, ASM1917538v2, whole genome shotgun sequence genome:
GAGAAAGAAAAGAACGGGGAAAACTTATCTGAATGTTGTAGCCAGCTCCAATTATATGACATGCATTTTGGCTTAATCAGTCTAATTTGTCCATCCTAGTTATTCATAAACTCTTACTAACCCTTTGACTTCGAAACCGAATGTCTACACCCAACAACTGCGTCAGAATCAAGGCCTTCATACAACTTATGGCGCCCGAAGGATATTTTTACCAACAAGTCTCACTCATTTTCAATTCTCTCAAATCATAATCGCCTTACGGTGCCCGTGAGGGTTTTCACtaataagactctctcattttcaattctctcaactcactATCGCCTTATGGTGCccgtgagggttttcaccaataagactctctcattttcaaTTCTCTTAACTCACTATCGCCTTATGGTGCCCGTGAAGGTTTTCACCAATAAAACtctctcattttcattttttcttccatttcccttATGCTGATGCCACAAGTGATGCCAATGATGCAAATGCCTTATACTCATAGCTTGCTCAGCCTTGACATTCTTAATGATTGATCTGAAGGTCTTTTATTTGGTTGTAACGTGGCTTTTGGATAGGGTTGGAAATAAAGGATCGCATGGAGGCTTAATGACAATACAAAAGTAATAAGGGATGAGACTTACAACGTTTGGAATCGACCAAAAGAAAACAATAACTTCTGTCCCAGTTTCTTCGAAACAGGAAATTTTGGATTTTCTTTGGTTGGACCGAACCCCAGaatagggctgcctacgtatcctgccgagacaagaatcaggtcaaacgtagttcaggaaatttgttgttgttgctttttcttattttttttatttatgaaaaacttgaTTCCAGACGAGGGTTACGAAAGAAAAAATAAACTACGGCTCGAAAGGGGTAGCAAGGGACGACATTATGTATAGGTAGCAGAATAGAATGCCTTCGTCATATCAAACCTTTAAAAATATCAAGCACCAAACAAGTAATCCAAAGGTAGGGAGATGAAAATCATACATAATATCTTTTCACTGCATCTGCATTGATGGCCGTTTCAGACATTTTGCCTTCTATGTCTGCAGATACAGAGCACCATTGGGCAAAACCTTCTTCATCACGAATGGCCCGTGCCAATTTGGGGCGAACTTGCCTTTGGCCTCGGCCTGATGTGGAAGAATCCGCTTTAACACTAATTGACCCACTTCGAAATGTCTGGGACACACCTTTTTGTTGTGTGCTCATGCTATCCTCCTTTGATACAGTTGACCATGACATACCGATGTTAATCTCTTTTCGTCAATCAGACTCAATTGCTCTAAACGGGTTTTGACccactcatcatcatcatcaattccAGCTTCCTCAATGATTCGAAGGGACGGGATTTCAACTTCTGCAGGTATAACCGTTTCGGTCCTGTATACCAACAAATAAGGAGTTGCACCTACTGAAGTGCGAACAGTTGTGCGATAACCCAATAAAGCAAAAGGCAACTTTTCATGCCATTGTCTCGAACTTTGCACCATTTTGCAGAGTATCTTTTTAATATTCTTATTAGCAGTTTCCACAGCCCCATTTGCCTTCGGACGATATGGAGTTGAATTCCAATGTGTAATCTTAAACTGCTGACATACCTCATGCATCAAATGACTGTTGAGATTCACCGTATTATCTGTAatcattgtccttgggattccgAACCTGCAAATGATGTTGGAATGAACGAAATCCACCACGGCTTTTTTAGTCACCGACTTGAGAGTtactgcttccacccactttgtaaaGTAATCGATGGCCACCAAAATGAACCTATGCCTATTGGACGCTTTCGACTCAATTGGCCCGATCACATCCATCCCCCAAGCTGTAAAAGGCCATGGAGCAGACATTGTGTGTAATTCTGAAGGAGGAGAATGTATCAAGTCACCATGTACCTAGCACTGATGACACCTACTAACGAAACGGATGGAATCCTGCTCCATGGTGAACCAATAATATCCAGCTCGAAGTATGTTCTTTGCCAAAACATACCCGTTCATGTGCGGTCCACAAACTCCTGAATGTATCTCAGTCATGATAGTCGAAGCCTCTTTAGCATCTACGCACCTCAAAAGTCCTAAATCTGGGgtctttttatacaaaattcctCCACTTAAGAAAAATCCGCTTGCCAGTCGTCGAATAGTTCTCTTCTGGTCACTGGTGGCATGTGCTGGATATTCCCCCAACTCGATGTATTCATTAATATCATGGAACCAAGGCTCACCATCAAGGTCCTCTTCGACTGTATTACAATAAGCATGTTGATTGCGAGTTTGTATGTGTAAAGGGTCAATGTGAGCCTTGTCTGGGTGTTGGAGCATTGAAGACAaggtggccaaagcatcagcaaTCTCATTATGAATCCTAGGAATGTGCTTAAACTTCACTGTTATGAACCGTCTGCAAATATCTTGCAAACACTGTAGATATGGTATAAGCTTCAAATCACGAGTTTCCCACTCTCCTTGAACTTGGTAGACTAGCAAGTCTGAATCCCCCAATACCAATAATTCTTGAATTCCCATGTCGATAGCTAACCTTAAACCCAAAATGCAAGCTTCATACTCCGCCATGCTGTTGGTACAATAAAATCGAAGTTGGGCTATTACAAGGTAATGTTGTCCTGATTTTGAGATTAGAACGGCCCCTACCCCAACTCCCTTCATGTTAGCGGCCCCATCAAAGAAAAATTTCTAACCCGGATCATTATCCGAAATTACCTCCTCGATGCATGACCCTTTTTCATCAGGAAAGTACGTTTTCAATGGCTCATATTCTTCATCCACTGGGTTCTCCGCGAAATGGTCTGCCAAGGATTGGGCCTTCATCGCGGTCCGAGTCACATAAGAAATATCAAACTCCGTGAGTAATATCTGCCATTTTGCAAGCCCGCCCGTGGGCATTGGTTTCTGAAATATATACTTCAAAGGATCCAAACAGGAAATAAGATAAGTAGTGTATGACGAAAGATAATGCTtcaacttttgtgcaacccaagtcaaagcgCAACACGTCCTTTCTAGATGAGTGTACTTAGCCTCATAATTGGTAAACTTCTTGCTGAGATAATAGATTGCAAGTTCCTTCTTGCCTGTAACATCATGTTGACCCAATACGCAACCAAAGGAATTGTCCAGAACCGATAAGTACAATATTAAAGGTCTCCCAGGCTCGGGAGGAACTAACACAGGTGGATTCGACAGATACCTCTTGATTTTGTCAAACGCTTCTTGGCATTCGTCAGTCCATTCAATCGCATCATTCTTCTTTAACAACTTGAAAATGGGCTCGCAAGTTGTTGTGAGTTGAGCAATAAATTGACTAATGTAATTCAACCTCCCAAGTAGGCTCATTACCTCAGTTTTGTTCTTTGGCGGTGGTAACTCCTGAATAGATTTGATCTTTGCAGGATCCAATTCAATACCACGCCGACTGACTACAAACCCCAAAAGTTTCCCTGACGGGACTCCAAATATACATTTCGCTGGATTGGGCTTAATATTGTACATGCGAAGCCTTTCGAAAAATTTCACCAAATCCTTGACATGGTCAAACTGCTTTCTTGATTTGATGATCACATCATCCACATATACTTCAATTTCTTTATGCATCATATCGTGAAATATGGTGGTCATCGCCCTCATAGATGTTGCCCCAGCATTCTTCAACCCAAACGGCATGACTCGATAACAATATGTACCCCATTCTGTGATGAAGGATGTCTTCTCTGCATCATCATCATCCATAACGATCTGGTGGTACCCTGCGTAGCAATCTACAAAAGACGCGATCTCATGCTTAGCACAGTTGTCTAacaaaatatggatgttgggcAATGGAAAGTCGTCCTTCGGGCTTGATTTGTTTAGATCACGATAATCCACACACACGCACGTTTTTCCATCCTTCTTTGGAACGGGGACAACATTGGATAACCAAGTAGGGTATCGAGCGACTCGAATGACTTTGGCCTCAAGTTGCTTTTCGATTTCTTCTTTAAGCTTCACACTCATGTCTGATTTTAGTTTCCTTAATTTTTGCTTCACAGGAGGCAATGTGGGGTCAGTTGGCAATTTGTAAACCACCAATTTAGTGCTTAAACCCgacatatcatcataagaccatgcAAAAACATCCTTATATTTAAACAAAGCctaggttaattctttcttggaaTGTGGCTGAACATGCACACTTAGCTTAGTTTCCCTGACATTATCTTGATCTCCTAGATTGATTGCTTCGGTTTCATTCAAATTAGGGTTCGTTTTATCTTCGAAGTGTTTCAAATCCCTGCTTATTTCCTgaaatacttcttcttcatcatatTCAGCTTCTTGGTTCATTGTTTCATGGTTAGGTTAGACTTTAAGATTTGGCCAAAAATTCTTCATGCATGTCATATCATTAAAACCAGTACAAACAGAACTGTacaaaagaaaataaacaaaCACATTAGAATTTACGGAAAAGAAAAATTGCATTTCATTGAAAGGAAAGATAGAAGGGTTTGAACATTAAAACAAGCGAAAATAAAAATCCAAATTACAACCCTGGAATAACTCAGATAACGAAAAAGGAAACAAAACAGACTACCAAAACTCCTTCCTGGTTGGGAGAGGAGTGACTTCCCAATTGCTGAGACGGGGGCTGTGGTGCAAATATTTGTCCTCTGTCAACCTTACAAAAACTAAATGTTAATTAACTAAAAGAgaatgaaacttatggaattaatcgTTAATTAACTACCCGTTATTAAAACTAAAACTCACTAATGTCGCTAAGGTTCATTTAAATTAGCAAAACAAAGTATTAGtcatacaagttaaatgcaaaaGAAAAAATAGAGGAGCAAGTAAGCTAAATGGACTCAGCCCATTTTCAAGGCTTCCATGATCATGATGTTATTGGGCTTCGTCCCAGTAATTCACTGTAGGGCCGCAGCCTGCTGCTATATGGGCTTAGCCCAGAATATTTTTTTTATCTGCTGCGGACGTAGATTGACCCGAGAGGAGATAATGTTGGGCCTCTAGCTCCTCTCAGTTGGTTGCAGTATCTCCTCAAATGATCTATGGGATCACCGTGCCCATCGTACTTGTCAAACTTCGGTGTCTTGAACCTCGGAGGTAAGTGAACACTCGGGAACATACACAAATCACTGTATGAAACGCTTTTTCTTCATAGCTTGCTCTAGACT
Encoded here:
- the LOC132613899 gene encoding uncharacterized protein LOC132613899, with product MSAPWPFTAWGMDVIGPIESKASNRHRFILVAIDYFTKWVEAVTLKSVTKKAVVDFVHSNIICRFGIPRTMITDNTVNLNSHLMHEVCQQFKITHWNSTPYRPKANGAVETANKNIKKILCKMVQSSRQWHEKLPFALLGYRTTVRTSVGATPYLLVYRTETVIPAEVEIPSLRIIEEAGIDDDDEWVKTRLEQLSLIDEKRLTSVCHGQLYQRRIA